A single region of the Eublepharis macularius isolate TG4126 chromosome 14, MPM_Emac_v1.0, whole genome shotgun sequence genome encodes:
- the NIBAN2 gene encoding protein Niban 2, with protein sequence MGDVISAHLDESRRQFIAEKTGKVLADFSQFYEEQYGVALFNSVRYEIEGGGGPQAQLLHRKVPLEDRTIFSGNLFQYMEENKKWRNRYSVVPHNYGLVLYENKLAYERGLQPRILVNSAGYKVLTSVDQYLELINNSLPGPAPKSGNAALLKCPTQFPLILWHPFARHYYFCVMTGKEHEKWRAVFQDCVRHCNNGIPEDSKVEAPAFTDAVRMYRQSKEQYGTWDMLCGNEAQVLSNLVMEEILPELKNMIGPRLKGKAQERHRVWIQVSDAVYRMVYDQTKASYDAAVSKCEHQRPGMQSTIRTDMDQIIQSKEHLASKIKASVLSKAEICVRNHVQPYIPSILEALMIPTSQGFAEVREVFFKEVTDMNMNIVNEGGMEKLGEYMAKLSQLAFHPVKMQPGYEKMDMLKLEGLQQRFDVSSASVFKQRAQILMRQQMDDAVYTFETLLHQELGKTENKEELCKTIQRILERVLKKYDYDSSTVRKKFFREALLQITIPFLLKKLAPTCKGDLAKFQELIFEDFAQFILVENTYEEVVLQSVMKDIMMAVKEAAVQRKHNLYRDSIVMHNSDPNLHLLSEGTPIDWGEEFGGQPDSDPSDEKQRRAKQVVSVIHVDEGALPYDVTSLEGSQEVTEPEESERCPSPPTQGSPSSVKEVRGMLVKEFQVEAPVTVSEKAEEQLSNGTIIQESKDTVKEKEKKASAEEDRPAGFPGAPQDEEREAAAATTPASPAKLPSPAPPGEVQKDCLEPSDKETGEEVSARACEEEVEPPAASSHGTTEDNEGVQTEF encoded by the exons GTTCCTCTGGAAGATCGCACCATCTTCTCAGGAAACCTTTTCCAGTACATGGAAGAAAACAAGAAGTGGAGAAACCGCTACAGTGTTGTGCCACACAATTATGGGCTAGTGCTCTATGAAAACAAACTG gcttaTGAGAGGGGGCTGCAGCCCCGAATTCTAGTCAACAGTGCTGGTTACAAAGTTCTCACCTCCGTGGACCAGTATCTGGAACTGATCAACAACAGCCTGCCAG GTCCTGCGCCCAAATCTGGCAATGCCGCCTTACTGAAGTGCCCCACCCAGTTTCCTCTCATCCTCTGGCACCCTTTTGCCCGGCACTACTACTTCTGTGTGATGACTGGCAAGGAACATGAGAAATGGCGAGCGGTCTTCCAGGACTGTGTGCGCCACTGCAACAATG GGATTCCAGAGGACTCCAAGGTGGAAGCTCCGGCATTCACAGATGCTGTCCGCATGTACCGCCAGTCCAAGGAGCAGTATGGTACCTGGGACATGCTTTGTGGCAATGAAGCACAG GTCTTGAGCAACTTGGTGATGGAGGAAATCCTTCCCGAGCTGAAAAACATGATTGGCCCTCGGCTGAAGGGCAAAGCCCAGGAGAGGCACAGAGTGTGGATCcag GTCTCTGATGCTGTATATAGGATGGTTTATGACCAGACGAAAGCCAGTTACGATGCGGCTGTGTCGAAATGCGAGCATCAGCGTCCCGGTATGCAGAGCACCATCCGCACAGATATGGACCAAATCATCCAATCCAAGGAGCACTTGGCCAGCAAAATTAAAG cttctgtccTTTCCAAAGCTGAGATCTGTGTGCGAAACCACGTCCAGCCTTACATCCCTTCCATCTTGGAGGCGCTGATGATTCCCACCAGCCAGGGCTTTGCCGAGGTGCGAGAGGTCTTCTTCAAGGAGGTCACCGACATGAACATGAACATCGTCAATGAAGGGGGCATGGAGAAGCTGGGGGAG TACATGGCAAAGCTTTCCCAGCTGGCTTTCCACCCGGTCAAGATGCAGCCCGGCTACGAGAAGATGGACATGTTGAAGCTGGAAGGGCTGCAGCAGCGGTTTGATGTGTCCAGCGCCTCGGTGTTCAAGCAGCGAGCCCAGATCCTGATGAGACAG CAAATGGATGATGCTGTCTACACCTTTGAGACTCTTCTTCATCAGGAGCTGGGGAAGACAGagaacaaggaagagctctgcaAGACAATCCAGCGCATCCTAGAGCGTGTGCTCAAG aaatatGACTACGACAGCAGCACAGTGCGGAAGAAGTTCTTTCGGGAAGCCCTACTGCAGATCACCATCCCCTTCCTGCTGAAGAAACTGGCTCCCACTTGCAAGGGG gattTAGCAAAATTCCAAGAGCTGATTTTTGAAGATTTTGCCCAGTTCATACTGGTGGAAAACACATATGAGGAGGTGGTGCTGCAGTCGGTCATGAAGGACATCATGATGG CTGTGAAGGAGGCAGCTGTGCAGAGGAAGCACAATCTTTACCGTGACAGCATTGTGATGCACAACAGCGACCCCAACCTGCATTTGCTCAGCGAAGGGACACCCATTGACTGGGGAGAGGAGTTCGGAGGCCAACCGGACTCAGATCCTTCAGACGAAAAACAGCGTCGGGCCAAGCAAGTGGTATCCGTCATTCATGTTGACGAGGGGGCCTTGCCTTATGACGTTACATCCCTGGAGGGGTCCCAAGAAGTGACGGAGCCAGAAGAATCAGAGCGCTGCCCTAGCCCTCCGACGCAGGGCTCTCCCAGCAGTGTGAAGGAGGTTCGTGGGATGTTGGTGAAGGAGTTCCAAGTAGAAGCTCCAGTCACCGTCAGCGAGAAGGCTGAGGAGCAGCTGAGCAACGGCACCATCATTCAGGAGAGCAAAGACACCgtgaaggagaaagagaaaaaagcctCGGCGGAGGAGGATCGCCCTGCAGGATTCCCTGGTGCTCCACAGGATGAGGAACGGgaggccgctgctgccaccacaccaGCCTCTCCTGCCAAACTGCCATCCCCAGCACCCCCTGGGGAAGTCCAGAAGGACTGCCTTGAGCCCAGCGACAAGGAGACGGGGGAGGAGGTGTCAGCCCGGGCCTGTGAGGAGGAAGTAGAGCCTCCCGCAGCAAGTAGCCACGGGACCACAGAAGACAATGAGGGGGTGCAGACTGAATTCTAA